A stretch of Desulfitobacterium dichloroeliminans LMG P-21439 DNA encodes these proteins:
- a CDS encoding site-specific integrase, which translates to MHSKTAKILLRYDAYLDILEEYLNLEEFRNLSLLTISSKRVTITSFLNYLGDNKVMDFHHCLQKNVTGYLSSIANLSSSTISGRTFTLRHFFNYLSRRNLTLFSGYELFPVIFTNKRERILSFYSIEEVRRIISAIDRGTPYGKRDFIVLLLAAELGMRSGDIIRLKTSDIHWDHDTIEFVQYKTKTFNQLPLMENIKYALIDYLKNGRPESDSGYIFIGTKNGKKPLTNTCIHQIVSKYFRKANVDTSERKHGPHAMRHSLASNMLHNNTPMHVIKEVLGHSSINTTRIYLNIDVDSLRELALEVPYETV; encoded by the coding sequence ACAGTAAAACCGCGAAGATTCTTCTTAGGTATGATGCTTATTTGGACATCTTGGAAGAATACCTAAACCTAGAAGAATTCAGGAACCTGTCACTACTGACAATTTCCTCAAAGAGAGTGACGATCACTTCTTTTTTGAATTATCTTGGTGACAACAAAGTAATGGATTTTCATCATTGCTTACAGAAAAACGTGACTGGCTATTTATCGTCAATTGCTAACTTATCTTCATCCACCATTAGTGGACGTACATTTACTCTGCGCCATTTTTTTAATTACCTCAGCCGCAGAAACCTCACTCTGTTTTCAGGATATGAGCTTTTCCCGGTTATCTTTACAAACAAACGGGAACGTATACTTTCCTTTTATTCCATTGAGGAAGTCAGACGAATCATATCTGCTATAGACAGAGGTACCCCCTATGGAAAAAGGGACTTTATCGTACTCCTACTAGCTGCGGAACTTGGTATGCGCTCCGGTGACATCATCCGGTTAAAAACATCGGATATCCATTGGGATCATGACACGATTGAGTTTGTTCAGTATAAGACTAAAACTTTTAATCAACTCCCCTTAATGGAAAATATAAAGTATGCATTGATCGATTATCTAAAAAACGGGCGTCCGGAAAGTGACTCAGGGTACATCTTTATCGGCACAAAGAATGGCAAAAAGCCGTTAACTAATACCTGTATACACCAGATAGTTTCTAAATACTTTCGAAAGGCAAACGTTGATACATCGGAACGTAAACATGGGCCACATGCCATGCGGCATTCTCTAGCAAGCAACATGCTCCATAACAATACCCCTATGCATGTAATCAAGGAGGTATTGGGACATTCAAGCATCAATACGACCAGAATTTATCTTAATATCGATGTAGACTCCCTTAGAGAATTAGCTTTGGAGGTGCCATATGAAACAGTATGA
- a CDS encoding tyrosine-type recombinase/integrase → MKQYETFDFPVTYRDIAMDYIDYKHSLGFNYSYIEQTKVNSMLNFIYANSKSDPILALLPELVNAYASRKGTESVQSLHARQSHIRQFALFLNLRGIPAYVYPKKLVKTTEVFVPYIFTSQEIRRILQEADTIGPNKNKFVNTPYIYPAVIRVLYGCGLRVSEALALKREHVDLDNGVLVVMNGKNNVSRLIPVSESLRQYLSLYDLKVERAGNPYFFPALHNERYSPTTIRNQFIRLQKKVGIAQLSNGKYPRVHDLRHTFSVHALEQMIHKGIDPYCSLPILSTYLGHKGIESTEKYLRLTKQYFVDILQFSSEDAEKIFPEV, encoded by the coding sequence ATGAAACAGTATGAAACCTTCGATTTCCCCGTGACTTACCGTGACATTGCGATGGATTATATAGATTATAAACACTCCCTCGGATTTAACTATTCTTATATCGAACAGACAAAAGTAAATAGTATGCTTAATTTTATATACGCTAATTCGAAATCCGATCCTATACTAGCTTTATTGCCAGAACTAGTTAATGCGTATGCATCGAGAAAGGGCACTGAAAGTGTCCAGAGCCTTCACGCTAGGCAATCTCATATAAGACAGTTTGCCCTTTTCTTAAACCTTAGAGGCATTCCAGCTTATGTTTACCCTAAAAAACTGGTTAAAACTACCGAGGTCTTTGTTCCGTATATCTTTACCAGCCAAGAAATCAGAAGAATTCTTCAGGAAGCAGATACAATCGGGCCAAACAAGAATAAGTTTGTAAATACCCCTTATATATATCCTGCGGTAATCCGTGTGCTTTATGGATGTGGATTACGAGTAAGCGAAGCCCTTGCCCTTAAGCGCGAACATGTCGATTTAGATAATGGAGTTCTTGTCGTTATGAACGGCAAAAATAATGTATCCCGCCTGATTCCGGTATCCGAATCATTACGACAGTATTTATCCTTATATGACTTAAAGGTTGAAAGGGCAGGAAATCCATATTTTTTCCCTGCGCTTCACAATGAAAGATACTCTCCAACAACCATACGAAATCAGTTTATAAGGCTACAGAAAAAAGTCGGTATAGCTCAATTAAGTAATGGAAAGTACCCACGCGTACATGACCTAAGACATACTTTCAGTGTCCATGCTTTAGAACAGATGATTCACAAAGGAATAGATCCTTACTGCTCACTTCCCATACTTAGTACCTATCTAGGACACAAGGGTATCGAATCAACAGAAAAGTACCTCCGACTGACAAAACAATATTTTGTCGACATTCTGCAGTTCAGTAGCGAAGATGCTGAAAAGATTTTTCCGGAGGTGTGA
- a CDS encoding tyrosine-type recombinase/integrase — protein sequence MQRKELSYYITIFFTEYLGNEAGLSINTVKSYRDTFILFFKYLDETKICKISKLRMDTLNADNVIGFLDWLEQSRGCSISSRNLRLAAIKAFCNYVVRKSPEESGLCQGVLSIRVKKAPQKSVEYLIVEAVEYLLKMPDSHSTRGLRDLAIIALLYESGCRVQEIIDLKVGDIAFRSPNTVKLTGKGNKARVVPLSSNVADIIKAYLNSGSTVCRHKKCLEPLQHIG from the coding sequence ATGCAGAGAAAGGAATTGTCCTATTATATAACCATCTTCTTTACAGAATACCTTGGTAATGAGGCAGGGTTGTCAATCAATACCGTGAAGTCATACCGGGATACATTTATACTGTTCTTTAAATACCTTGATGAGACTAAAATTTGTAAGATTAGCAAACTAAGAATGGATACGCTGAATGCAGACAATGTAATCGGATTTCTAGATTGGCTGGAACAGTCAAGAGGCTGCAGCATCAGTTCAAGAAATCTGCGGCTTGCAGCAATAAAAGCATTTTGTAATTATGTAGTACGCAAAAGTCCAGAGGAGAGTGGTCTGTGTCAAGGTGTTTTAAGCATCCGTGTTAAAAAAGCTCCTCAGAAATCGGTTGAATATCTAATTGTAGAAGCTGTGGAATATCTTCTGAAAATGCCTGACAGTCACTCAACGCGAGGTCTCCGTGACCTTGCAATAATTGCTTTACTGTATGAATCTGGCTGCAGGGTTCAGGAAATCATTGATTTGAAAGTTGGGGACATTGCCTTCCGGAGCCCGAACACGGTTAAGCTTACCGGAAAAGGGAACAAGGCAAGAGTAGTACCCTTAAGTAGCAATGTTGCAGACATAATTAAAGCTTATCTGAACTCGGGTTCGACAGTCTGTAGGCACAAGAAGTGCCTCGAACCATTGCAGCACATAGGCTAG
- a CDS encoding IS1634 family transposase: MYIRVTSRKNKDHSVVKYVQLAHNVRNPKTGTPQAEVIHSFGRMDELDMDGLRRLSRSIQRFLGEEPTLFDDKVPELRFISSRPMGGTWFLDGLWRRIGIDKILGKRLKDREFRVEMERIIFAMVANRALAPSSKLGLEEWVAKKVAIPGLRELDVHHCYRAMDFLLESEEELQHEIFNAVADLFNLEVDLLFFDTTSTYFEMDEWDDEEFKLQGHSKDSRPDLPQIVIGLAVTRDGIPIRCWSWPGNTSDMSVIPEIKRDLIGWKLGRVITVADRGFSSEVNLRTLQQAGGHYIVGERLSAGKPEVEKALAHPGRFRSVRENLEVKEVIVGDGEARNRYVLVRNPAEARRDAVKREKHLEKIRAELTRLKELDGTAHTKAHCRLNTHITYKKYLKMDAKGNLKINTQAVKAMEHLDGKYLIRTSDDTLSTEDIALGYKQLLEVERAFRTLKTTLELRPVYHRKEERIRSHVLLCWLALLLVRVAEVNTLNTWSTLRSELDTMHLIEHESVDGKVWQRTELTEAQKRILFLLEVPEPARILDITLQKG; encoded by the coding sequence CTCACAATGTTCGCAATCCGAAGACGGGTACACCGCAGGCAGAGGTGATTCATAGTTTCGGACGGATGGATGAGCTAGATATGGACGGCCTTCGACGACTTTCTCGGAGTATTCAGCGTTTTCTTGGTGAAGAGCCCACTCTCTTTGATGACAAGGTTCCTGAGCTTCGGTTCATTTCAAGTCGCCCTATGGGCGGAACCTGGTTTCTTGATGGACTTTGGCGCCGGATTGGAATCGATAAGATCCTTGGAAAGCGGTTAAAGGATCGCGAATTCAGAGTAGAAATGGAGCGCATCATCTTTGCTATGGTTGCCAATCGGGCATTAGCTCCTTCGAGCAAATTAGGACTGGAAGAGTGGGTTGCTAAGAAAGTAGCTATTCCTGGGCTTCGTGAGCTCGATGTTCATCATTGCTATCGAGCGATGGACTTCCTTTTAGAATCTGAGGAAGAACTCCAACATGAAATTTTCAACGCGGTGGCTGACCTTTTTAATTTGGAAGTCGACCTGCTCTTCTTCGATACCACCTCGACGTATTTTGAAATGGACGAGTGGGATGACGAGGAGTTCAAGCTTCAAGGGCATTCGAAAGATAGTCGACCCGATCTTCCCCAAATCGTGATCGGCTTGGCCGTTACCCGCGATGGGATTCCCATTCGTTGTTGGTCGTGGCCCGGAAACACCTCGGATATGTCGGTGATTCCCGAGATCAAGAGAGATCTCATCGGTTGGAAGCTTGGCCGGGTCATTACCGTAGCTGATCGGGGTTTCTCTTCTGAGGTGAATCTGCGGACTTTACAACAAGCGGGTGGGCACTATATCGTGGGAGAACGACTAAGTGCAGGAAAGCCAGAAGTTGAAAAAGCCTTAGCTCATCCCGGTCGCTTTCGTAGTGTGCGTGAAAACTTGGAAGTGAAGGAAGTCATTGTCGGCGATGGAGAAGCTAGAAATCGCTATGTGCTCGTTCGCAATCCTGCCGAGGCACGCAGGGATGCGGTAAAACGCGAAAAGCATTTAGAGAAGATTAGAGCCGAGCTTACTCGACTGAAGGAACTAGATGGAACAGCCCATACCAAAGCTCATTGCCGTCTCAACACTCATATTACCTACAAGAAGTATCTTAAGATGGATGCCAAAGGAAATCTTAAAATAAATACCCAAGCGGTTAAAGCGATGGAACATCTAGATGGAAAATATCTCATCCGTACCTCAGATGATACACTCTCCACTGAAGACATCGCCTTAGGTTACAAACAGCTCCTTGAAGTAGAAAGAGCCTTCAGAACCCTAAAAACGACACTGGAGTTGCGACCGGTTTACCATCGTAAGGAAGAAAGAATTCGTTCCCATGTACTTCTGTGTTGGCTAGCCCTCCTTCTTGTGAGAGTCGCAGAAGTGAATACTCTAAATACATGGTCTACTCTTCGTTCGGAATTGGATACCATGCACCTCATTGAACACGAATCGGTAGACGGAAAGGTTTGGCAGAGAACCGAATTAACCGAAGCTCAAAAGAGAATTCTTTTTTTGCTTGAAGTCCCGGAACCCGCAAGAATATTGGATATTACCCTTCAAAAAGGTTAA